The following are encoded in a window of Haloarcula laminariae genomic DNA:
- the pan2 gene encoding proteasome-activating nucleotidase Pan2, producing MSRSPSLPERPRLDLDPEMTPEERLEALRDHFEEIVRVNEQLTDQLDSAQERQADLSDDVDQLERENETLKTSSLYIATAEELTDDGVVVKQHGNNQEVLTEVSPSIRDTLEAGDRVAINDSFSVKQILEAETDSRAQAMQVDSSPDVTYEDIGGLEEQLVEVREAVEEPLLNAQQFKDVGIEPPSGVLLHGPPGTGKTMLAKAVANETDATFIKMAGSELVRKFIGEGARLVRDLFELASERQPAIIFIDEIDAIAAKRTESKTSGDAEVQRTMMQLLSEMDGFDDRGEIRIIAATNRFDMLDRAILRPGRFDRLIEVPNPDAEGRERILEIHTEEMNLAADVDLGAFAAETDGLSGAEIASLTTEAGMFAIRDGRTTVEQADFYDALEKIDQDEETGSQPVAFA from the coding sequence ATGTCGCGCAGTCCCTCTCTTCCGGAGCGACCACGCCTGGACCTCGACCCAGAGATGACGCCAGAGGAGCGTCTGGAGGCCCTCCGGGACCACTTCGAAGAGATAGTCCGTGTCAACGAACAGCTCACCGACCAGCTCGACAGCGCCCAGGAGCGCCAGGCCGATCTCTCCGACGACGTCGACCAGCTCGAACGGGAAAACGAGACGCTGAAGACCTCGTCGCTGTACATCGCGACGGCCGAGGAGCTGACCGACGACGGCGTCGTCGTCAAACAGCACGGCAACAACCAGGAGGTCCTGACCGAGGTCTCGCCGTCTATCCGCGACACGCTCGAAGCCGGGGACCGCGTCGCCATCAACGACTCCTTTAGCGTCAAACAGATTCTGGAAGCCGAGACGGATTCGCGCGCCCAGGCGATGCAGGTCGACTCCTCGCCGGACGTGACCTACGAGGACATCGGCGGCCTGGAGGAGCAACTCGTCGAGGTCCGCGAGGCCGTCGAGGAGCCGCTCCTCAACGCACAGCAGTTCAAAGACGTGGGCATCGAGCCGCCTAGCGGCGTCCTGCTGCACGGCCCGCCTGGCACCGGCAAGACGATGCTGGCCAAGGCCGTCGCCAACGAGACCGACGCCACCTTCATCAAGATGGCCGGCTCCGAGCTGGTCCGGAAGTTCATCGGCGAGGGGGCGCGCCTGGTGCGTGACCTGTTCGAACTCGCCTCCGAGCGCCAGCCCGCCATCATCTTCATCGACGAGATAGACGCCATCGCCGCCAAGCGGACCGAATCGAAGACCTCCGGCGACGCGGAGGTCCAGCGGACGATGATGCAGCTGCTCTCGGAGATGGACGGCTTCGACGACCGCGGCGAGATTCGCATCATCGCCGCCACGAATCGCTTCGACATGCTCGACCGCGCCATCCTCCGACCCGGCCGGTTCGACCGCCTCATCGAGGTGCCAAACCCCGACGCCGAGGGCCGCGAGCGCATCCTGGAGATTCACACCGAGGAGATGAACCTCGCCGCCGACGTGGACCTGGGCGCCTTCGCCGCCGAGACCGACGGGCTCAGCGGGGCCGAAATCGCTTCCCTGACCACGGAGGCCGGGATGTTCGCCATCCGGGACGGCCGGACCACGGTCGAGCAGGCCGACTTCTACGACGCCCTGGAGAAGATCGACCAGGACGAGGAGACGGGCAGTCAGCCGGTCGCCTTCGCCTGA
- a CDS encoding pyruvoyl-dependent arginine decarboxylase, whose translation MSTIRVVWGTASGPTALASYDAALAEAGVHNYNLVTLSSVIPAGPDIELAGTAPDLGPPGEALEVVQSAATAAPGERVAAGIGWARSEDGPGIFYEVDGTDPDAVREEIREGLAAGRELRDWEFTKETVHVESVAPETTHASAVVIATYGESRPVV comes from the coding sequence ATGAGTACCATCCGCGTCGTCTGGGGGACAGCCAGCGGGCCGACAGCGCTGGCTTCCTACGACGCGGCGCTGGCCGAGGCGGGCGTCCACAACTACAACCTGGTGACGCTGTCGTCGGTCATCCCCGCCGGCCCCGACATCGAACTCGCGGGGACGGCCCCCGACCTGGGCCCGCCGGGAGAGGCCCTGGAGGTCGTCCAGTCGGCCGCGACCGCGGCGCCCGGCGAGCGGGTCGCCGCGGGCATCGGCTGGGCGCGCAGTGAAGACGGCCCCGGCATCTTCTACGAGGTCGACGGCACCGACCCCGACGCGGTGCGCGAGGAGATACGCGAGGGGCTGGCGGCCGGCCGGGAACTCCGTGACTGGGAGTTCACCAAGGAGACGGTTCACGTCGAGTCGGTCGCGCCGGAGACGACCCACGCGAGCGCGGTGGTCATCGCCACCTACGGCGAGAGCCGTCCGGTCGTGTGA
- a CDS encoding DUF5811 family protein produces MYGNSPLGGETEKVTLSREQRQALRRDLATVAARTRELLPGEFVVGSEVSDGETGPRATIAVQPPVGSVVSADYQPEDPESATISDEERDDLAQGIAASAALQVKQVMGEDRSPTAQ; encoded by the coding sequence ATGTACGGAAATTCGCCGCTCGGTGGCGAGACGGAGAAAGTGACGCTCTCGCGCGAACAGCGCCAGGCGCTGCGTCGCGACCTCGCGACCGTCGCGGCTCGCACGCGGGAGCTGCTCCCCGGGGAGTTCGTGGTGGGGTCGGAAGTCAGCGACGGCGAGACGGGCCCGCGGGCGACGATCGCGGTCCAGCCGCCGGTCGGCTCCGTCGTCAGCGCCGACTACCAGCCGGAGGACCCGGAGTCGGCGACCATCTCGGACGAGGAGCGCGACGACCTCGCACAGGGTATCGCCGCCTCGGCGGCCCTGCAGGTCAAGCAGGTCATGGGCGAGGACCGCTCCCCGACAGCGCAGTAA